The DNA segment CGAAAGTGGAGTTACTGAAACTATTGATCCATTAGCAGGCTCTTATTATATAGAATACTTGACAAATACCATAGAACAAAAAGCTCAAGAGTATATCGAAAAAATAGATAAGCTTGGTGGTGCACCTAAAGCTATTGAAAAAGGATTTATGCAGCAAGAGATTCAGAATAGTGCTTATGATTATCAAATGGCAATTGAATCAGGCAGAAAAATTGTTGTAGGCGTAAATAAATTCCAGGTTGAAGAAGAGCCGGTTAAAGGCTTACTTAGGGTAAATCCTGCTGTTGGCAAATTACAGGAAGCAAGAATTGACGAATTGAAAGCATCAAGAGATAACTTAGCAGTAGAGGCAACATTGAAAGAACTTACCGATTGTGCAAAAACAGAAAAAAATCTTATGCCTGTAATAATCAAATGTGTTAAAGCATATTGCACTTTAGGAGAAATATGCAATATTCTACGTGATGTTTTCGGTGAATATAAAGCTTCTATGAATATATGAGGAGTGATTCCATGACAGATGCTAAACCTATAAGGGTATTAATAGCTAAGCCAGGGCTTGACGGTCATGATAGAGGAGCCAAAGTTATAGCAAGAGCTTTAAGAGATTCTGGTATGGAAGTTATTTATACTGGCCTTAGGCAGACTCCTGAGCAGATAGTTGAAACTGCTATCGAGGAAGATGTTCAAGTGATAGGGCTTTCTATTCTTTCCGGCGCTCATAATTTTCTTTTTCCTAAAATAATGGAATTATTAAATGAAAAAAACGTTCAAGATATTTTAGTAATAGCTGGAGGGGTTATTCCCGATGAAGATATTCCATTGCTGAAGGATGTAGGTATTAGAGAAATATTTACTCCCGGCACTCCTACATCGGACATTGTAAATTTTATAAAAAATAATGTTAAAAACAATGTCGATGATAAAGATTAATAATATTTGGAAAGGCATATTTTTATGGATATTACACAAGGAGTTTTAAATGGTGATAAGAGGAGCATTGCAAAACTTATTACACTTATTGAAGAAAGATCTCCTAGAGCTAATGAGATTCTCAAAAAATTATTTAAATTTACAGGCAATGCTATAACTATAGGCATAACAGGGCCGCCCGGTGCCGGCAAGAGTAGTATTATAAATCAACTAGCTAAAAAATTCCGAAATAAAAATAAAAGGGTAGGGATTATTGCTATAGACCCAACTAGCCCTTTTACTGGCGGAACTCTTTTGGGAGACAGAATTAGGATGCAAGATTTGACTTTAGATGAAGGTGTATATATACGTAGTATGGGAAGCCGAGGTAAACTCGGGGGACTTTCGCAAGCATCCTATGATGCTGTCAAGGTTCTCGATGCTGCCGGAATGGATTATATAATAATTGAAACTGTTGGTGTGGGTCAATCAGAAGTTGATATAATTAAGTTAGCAGATATTGTAGTATTAGTTTTGGTTCCAGGTATGGGTGATGATGTACAGGCTATCAAAGCTGGTGTCATGGAAATCGGAGACATTTTTGTTGTCAACAAATCTGATATGGATGGCTCCGATCGACTAGTAAATGAGATAAGAATGAACTTGGAATTAAATCCAAAAAAAAGTTCCTTTAAACCGCCTATAATAAAAACTGTTGCAACAACTGGCGAAGGTATAGAAACACTTGATGAAACTATTATTCGTGTTTATCAAGAGTTAGTTAGTAATGATATCCTTATTAATAAGAGAAAGCAACATGTACAGCAAGAATTGCAAGAACTGATTAAGGACCTGTATTTGAAAAGAATTAATTCCTTGTTTCCTACTGAAATCATAGCATATACTGAAAAAATATTAAAAAAGGAAATCGATCCTTACTCTGCGGCTAATGCAATCCTTAAGAAGGAGGGAAAAAATAAGAATGATAGAAAAGATTGATCATATAGGGATTGCTGTTAAAAGTATCCAAGAATCAATGAAAGTATATACAGAAATTCTAGGTCTTGAAATTACAGAGATTGAAACAATTGAGGAACAAAAAGTTAAAACCGCTTTCATTCCTATAGGTGAAAGCGAAATAGAATTATTAGAATCAACAGCAGATGATGGCCCAATAGCAAAATTCATAGAAAAACATGGAGAGGGTGTTCAACACATAGCTTTAAAAGTGGATAATATTGACCGAAAACTCTCAGAACTCAAACGGAAGGATGTAAGGCTTATCGACGAAAAACCAAGAATGGGAGCAGGTGGTGCAAAAATAGCATTTATTCATCCCAAAGATACAAAAGGAGTCTTAATAGAATTATGCGAAAGATAAGGAGGAATAAAATTGGAAACTATTGAAACAAAAATTAAAATCTTAGAGCAAAAACGCAAGACAATAGAAATGGGCGGTGGAGAAAAGCGCATACAAAAGCAGCACGAAAGCGGCAAAC comes from the Tepidanaerobacter acetatoxydans Re1 genome and includes:
- a CDS encoding cobalamin B12-binding domain-containing protein translates to MTDAKPIRVLIAKPGLDGHDRGAKVIARALRDSGMEVIYTGLRQTPEQIVETAIEEDVQVIGLSILSGAHNFLFPKIMELLNEKNVQDILVIAGGVIPDEDIPLLKDVGIREIFTPGTPTSDIVNFIKNNVKNNVDDKD
- the meaB gene encoding methylmalonyl Co-A mutase-associated GTPase MeaB; amino-acid sequence: MDITQGVLNGDKRSIAKLITLIEERSPRANEILKKLFKFTGNAITIGITGPPGAGKSSIINQLAKKFRNKNKRVGIIAIDPTSPFTGGTLLGDRIRMQDLTLDEGVYIRSMGSRGKLGGLSQASYDAVKVLDAAGMDYIIIETVGVGQSEVDIIKLADIVVLVLVPGMGDDVQAIKAGVMEIGDIFVVNKSDMDGSDRLVNEIRMNLELNPKKSSFKPPIIKTVATTGEGIETLDETIIRVYQELVSNDILINKRKQHVQQELQELIKDLYLKRINSLFPTEIIAYTEKILKKEIDPYSAANAILKKEGKNKNDRKD
- the mce gene encoding methylmalonyl-CoA epimerase codes for the protein MIEKIDHIGIAVKSIQESMKVYTEILGLEITEIETIEEQKVKTAFIPIGESEIELLESTADDGPIAKFIEKHGEGVQHIALKVDNIDRKLSELKRKDVRLIDEKPRMGAGGAKIAFIHPKDTKGVLIELCER